A segment of the Malaclemys terrapin pileata isolate rMalTer1 chromosome 1, rMalTer1.hap1, whole genome shotgun sequence genome:
GAAGAAACCTGAGAACTAAAAGAGGAAATATCTCTGGGAGCTGTAGCCCAGGGTGAGTTTCAAAACTGTGTTTCTGTTGATTTGACCTAAGCCTGTGTGgattttcagaacccaaagcagtggtaacttaacttTTTCTCTCCAGGCACTGTCAGGAATAAATCCACAGGGACACAGCTCTtccatctgataaatgattggttCAAACTAGAGTGCTTTtacctaaaactactttttttaTTAGGTCTCaggtgcatgtgcacacacacacacacacatatgttgTAACAATAGGTTCAGAACATCCTAAACCTTTATATTTACCAAAGTTTAAGATGGTTTTGAGGAATCAACAGCCAGCTTTCCAGGGGCCCTCCTTTCATCTAGCTGCCAGGGAACTTAGGTGTCAGATCCTCGCCCAACGAAAAGCTTCCTTGACAGCTCCCAAGCATATTCTTTCACCTAATCTTTTATATCTAACTTTAAACAAAGCACATAACACCTAGCAACTCCTAGTGGGTCACCCTAGTAACCCCTACTTTTAGCAAACTACTCATTATTTCTTATCATCAAAGCATTTCTAGTCATGGCAGCAATAAAACTTACATGTCAAAGGTGTCAGAAACATTTGAAGGCCGGCTGTCCAAACATTCCTTCTATTTTCACAGTACATTAACTCCTTGTTccatcctcccattctgattagcggAACTGCAAACATACAGCTGCACCACCTTGCCTCTCAGGGTCCCAAAAATTATTCCTAGCTATGTGATGTTTGGATTTCAGCTAGCAGTGGCTGAacacacaaaatggctgactTGCAGTACTGTCAAGTTCTGGGCTAACACGCAGGAATATCAAATTCTGGGTTACATTTGGATAATAAAGCTGCATAAAAAAGACTGTGGGTATGGCAGTGAGTCCTTACCAATCTGGAGAGAAGCCCTACTGTGTTAGTCTCCATGCTAGTCCCCTACATGAACTATTATGTTACACACCTCTCTAGATGGTCTGCCACTTGTTGTGAGTCCTATTGTAAATTCAAAACTGTTGTTTCATTCAGCACCAACTTTGAATTTAGCCATTTGTGTGCTACAGATTCAACAGGGAGAAGACATGTAAAAGAACGTGAAGATGGCAATCCAAAACACCCCAAAGCTGGATATGCTTAAGGTTGCCATcacaactttaattctgccccCGGTGTGTAGACATGATGCTAGTCTTTAACAGTCATGACTGTTCTGTTTTTCTCCCCTGAACTCCTGTTTCATTCAGTATGCATCACTACCACATGAGGGAAGGTGTTTGGATTTttgattttggggaaaaaatagaaaatttaCATTAAAAGGTTAGTCTTAACTCTGCCTCCTTGTATGTATGCATTATGGTAAGTCTCTAATTACTTTATCATATGTTTTCCCACACAATTCCTGTCTCATTCAATGCACATTTTTTCTCTAGGGAATATCCTAAATTTTCTTTCAGGTTCCTACTGCCTCCTGCTGAGGTATATGAGCTGCTCTAAAAAggtctcactttaaaaaaatataatggggAAAGTGCATTTTTATCATTCTCTTCATTTTGAAGGAAGCTGAAACACTTTTCCTGAAACTTTCaaaataagaaagggaaaaaaatgatcCCAAGCTAAGAAGAAATGTACATATTTtcatcccccaaaataaaaatgacagttataagcatctgaaaataaCATTTTAGAATGAGAGATTTGCAGCCTTAACTATAGATATTTTGTGTGCTCTGCCTGTAATACAGACAGGAAAGTATATTTTCcatgtattttttcccctacaCTCAGGTTTCAGCTGTCCTGATAATGCCCAAAATTCATCCAAAGAACTCCGTGTAAATGCTTCAATGATGCTGgccaaattaaaagaaaacctaTGTGGAAAGGAAGGGAGCAGGAAAGCAGGTAACCACTTCTTGAGTCACACTCCCTTTTACCATAGTTATTTATCTTATGGTAGTGTCCAGATGCCAAATTGGAATTGGGCCCCAATGAGCTATGTGCTGTACAAATTGAGGTGGAAAGTCCCAgatctgaagagtttacagtctcagAAAAAGtgtataatcattactgtcctgGAGGCAAGAACGGTGTACTAAAGAGAGAAACAGTTTAGAAGAAGATAAACAAAGGGATGGAATGATAGGAGGGAGAGATGTCACCAGGAGGTGCTCTGTTGATCTCTTTCTTTACTCTGTAGAACATGCCCCATGTGAGTACTGCCCAGTCAGATGGGTTCTGCATGAGAGGAAATGCTACTACTTCTCTGAGAAGAAGAAAACCTGGAGTGATAGTGAGAAGTACTGCAGCTCCCAGACTTCTAGCCTGGCTGTGATTGACAGCGAGGAGGAGAAGGTGAGGAAACAACTGATTCACACTTCTAATGGAGTGAAGTCAGCAATATATATTTATCAGGGTGAAGGAGTTCCTTCGATGTCCAAGACAAATCTCTGAAAATCGCTTTTCCCTCAG
Coding sequences within it:
- the LOC128832945 gene encoding C-type lectin domain family 2 member B-like; its protein translation is MQGFSCPDNAQNSSKELRVNASMMLAKLKENLCGKEGSRKAEHAPCEYCPVRWVLHERKCYYFSEKKKTWSDSEKYCSSQTSSLAVIDSEEEKNFITTMLTKARGYSWLGLTKENNRWMWVTGDVLLPKMFHMKEVSSSNSTCAVFHVTGIQAEKCFNPNKWVCEKNTMEFPTLFERLQD